Proteins encoded within one genomic window of Saccharopolyspora pogona:
- a CDS encoding arabinofuranosyltransferase, with translation MAGILPSPLLTGPSPIDEPRRASAVRLPLRSTVVELLLSAFVAAVVSLVLQFGIARLSISEPSFAPEALAATSSALVLALLFLLLAFGHRRSPRWLRLFGAWVALSAFSTFALAIPLQATRFYYGGSSVDNGFRLQYMTRMASTPGLTDLNYADTAPYYPGGWFWLGGRFANLIGWEGWAAYKPYALAWVAVTTVVAFTLWSVVVRRRLALLAAVVTGLAGMLHGIEEPYAWPSAAWLAPIAVLAWHALRRRDHAPRWTLVCIGGYVGFAAITYTLHFGFAVLMVVLMAVITGVFRVHQGERLWPTVRQLFLRLLPIGIVSLVIALLVWLPYLLSTHFLLANPRSAAQHYLPEDGAFLPVPMMEGTAFGVLCLAGLVWLLLRCRRSEVAASMLSIVLAVYGWFVLSTLALVAKTTLLAFRLNVILDVTLAVAGVFGLLELVGYLRQKLDTRYALRISMVATALGLLGAITINQGAIGLALQPSVERAYADYYPTGDNAMGQRDPAKPGSWTDDEIRAIAELTGRKPVDNVLLTTDYKLMSFQPYWGFQQETPHYANPLADYEARAAEVQEWTTAKTPDELLGMLRKSRFKTPNVFVLTNPVSPHSDVKRPEDQSGKLVLQLKGDAFPQLPNVRDYDVYFDPAVFDSPAFAKREVGPYTIIALR, from the coding sequence GTGGCGGGAATCCTGCCGAGTCCGCTGTTGACCGGACCGAGCCCGATCGACGAACCGCGCCGGGCTTCGGCCGTTCGGCTACCGCTACGCAGCACCGTCGTCGAGCTGCTGCTCAGCGCGTTCGTCGCGGCGGTCGTGAGCCTGGTGCTGCAGTTCGGCATCGCCCGGCTGAGCATCAGCGAGCCCAGCTTCGCACCGGAAGCGCTCGCGGCCACCAGCAGCGCGCTGGTGCTGGCCCTGCTGTTCCTGCTGCTGGCGTTCGGACATCGCCGCTCGCCGCGCTGGCTGCGGTTGTTCGGCGCCTGGGTGGCGCTCAGCGCGTTCAGCACGTTCGCGCTCGCAATCCCCTTGCAGGCCACCAGGTTCTACTACGGCGGCTCGTCCGTGGACAACGGGTTCCGCCTGCAGTACATGACCCGGATGGCCAGCACCCCAGGCCTGACCGACCTGAACTACGCCGACACCGCTCCCTACTACCCGGGCGGCTGGTTCTGGCTGGGCGGCCGGTTCGCCAACCTCATCGGCTGGGAGGGCTGGGCGGCCTACAAGCCGTACGCGCTGGCCTGGGTGGCGGTGACCACAGTCGTCGCGTTCACGCTGTGGAGCGTCGTGGTGCGGCGCCGGCTGGCGCTGCTCGCCGCGGTCGTGACGGGGCTGGCCGGGATGCTGCACGGCATCGAGGAGCCCTACGCCTGGCCGTCGGCGGCGTGGCTGGCACCGATCGCCGTACTGGCCTGGCACGCGCTGCGCCGCCGGGACCACGCTCCACGGTGGACACTCGTCTGCATCGGCGGCTACGTCGGTTTCGCGGCCATCACCTACACCCTGCACTTCGGGTTCGCGGTGCTGATGGTCGTGCTGATGGCGGTCATCACCGGAGTGTTCCGGGTGCACCAGGGGGAACGGTTGTGGCCGACGGTGCGGCAGCTGTTCCTGCGGCTGCTGCCGATCGGCATCGTCAGCCTGGTCATCGCGCTGCTGGTCTGGCTGCCCTACCTGCTCTCCACCCACTTCCTGCTGGCCAACCCGCGCAGCGCGGCGCAGCACTACCTGCCCGAAGACGGCGCGTTCCTGCCGGTGCCGATGATGGAAGGCACCGCGTTCGGGGTGCTTTGCCTGGCCGGTCTGGTGTGGCTGCTGCTGCGGTGCCGGCGCAGCGAGGTCGCCGCCTCGATGCTGAGCATCGTGCTCGCGGTCTACGGCTGGTTCGTGCTGTCGACGCTGGCACTGGTCGCCAAGACCACGCTGCTGGCGTTTCGCCTCAACGTGATCCTCGACGTGACGCTGGCCGTCGCCGGCGTCTTCGGCCTGCTGGAACTCGTCGGCTACCTGCGGCAAAAGCTGGACACCCGGTACGCGCTGCGGATCAGCATGGTCGCCACCGCGCTCGGGCTGCTCGGCGCGATCACCATCAACCAGGGCGCGATCGGGTTGGCGCTGCAGCCGTCCGTCGAACGCGCCTACGCGGACTACTACCCCACCGGCGACAACGCGATGGGGCAGCGCGACCCGGCCAAGCCCGGCTCGTGGACCGATGACGAGATCCGTGCGATCGCCGAGCTGACCGGCCGCAAGCCGGTGGACAACGTGCTGCTCACCACCGACTACAAGCTGATGTCCTTCCAACCGTACTGGGGCTTCCAGCAGGAGACTCCGCACTACGCCAACCCGCTGGCGGACTACGAGGCGCGCGCCGCGGAGGTCCAGGAGTGGACCACCGCGAAGACCCCCGACGAGCTGCTGGGCATGCTGCGCAAGAGCCGGTTCAAGACGCCCAACGTCTTCGTCCTGACCAACCCGGTGAGCCCGCACTCCGATGTGAAACGCCCGGAGGACCAGTCGGGCAAGCTGGTGCTGCAGTTGAAGGGCGACGCCTTCCCGCAGCTGCCGAACGTCCGGGACTACGACGTCTACTTCGACCCGGCGGTGTTCGACTCGCCCGCCTTCGCCA
- a CDS encoding DUF2567 domain-containing protein, with protein MADSPVEPGGTRAAPERIEAAAGAEAEPVVPQLVAPPPRVVVKADLLPAVSLVSLISLLGLPIGWVWSRLAPPQESVLGLQGRLTPLLVEGYHGFDAIAIFALLAFAAGLLTSSVLWLVRRRRGPVLLIAGALGSVVASWLGVQLGASFAGGLYAMPANPQLGDLITVAPEVGTYWVLLVQPLAFALGYGLAASWNGLDDLGRRLG; from the coding sequence GTGGCGGACAGCCCGGTGGAGCCCGGCGGCACGCGCGCCGCCCCGGAGCGGATCGAAGCCGCGGCCGGAGCCGAGGCGGAACCGGTGGTTCCGCAGCTGGTCGCGCCGCCGCCCCGCGTGGTGGTCAAGGCCGACCTGCTGCCCGCGGTGAGCTTGGTATCGCTGATCTCGCTGCTGGGCCTGCCGATCGGCTGGGTGTGGTCGCGGTTGGCGCCGCCTCAGGAGAGCGTGCTCGGCCTGCAGGGCAGGCTGACCCCGCTGCTGGTGGAGGGCTACCACGGCTTCGACGCGATCGCGATCTTCGCGCTGCTCGCCTTCGCCGCCGGACTGCTGACGTCCTCGGTGCTGTGGCTGGTGCGCAGGCGGCGCGGCCCGGTGCTGCTCATCGCGGGTGCGCTCGGGTCGGTGGTCGCGTCCTGGCTGGGCGTGCAGCTGGGCGCGTCGTTCGCCGGTGGGCTGTACGCGATGCCGGCGAACCCGCAGCTGGGCGACCTGATCACGGTCGCCCCGGAGGTCGGCACCTACTGGGTGCTGCTGGTGCAGCCGTTGGCCTTCGCGCTCGGCTACGGCCTCGCCGCCTCCTGGAACGGCCTCGACGACCTAGGCCGCCGCCTCGGATAA
- a CDS encoding LON peptidase substrate-binding domain-containing protein, translated as MNVLPLFPLGSVLLPGSHLPLHIFEPRYRQLVTDLVGEDLPHRRFGVVAIRQGWEVGEDNVDSMYDVGCSALLDQVRQLPGGRYDVSANGERRFRLLQIDRSAAPYLMADIEWLPDTAPENDSPARREHLTTAARAAYQRYHDTGLRGGQREAPAADTDAATLSYLLADDCVLTVEDRQKLLEETDPLERLRSIRRLLLRETEFLRELRAVPAPLTDFAQHTSVN; from the coding sequence ATGAACGTGCTGCCGCTCTTCCCGCTCGGTTCCGTCCTGCTGCCGGGCAGCCACCTGCCCTTGCACATCTTCGAGCCGCGCTACCGGCAGCTGGTCACCGATCTCGTCGGCGAGGACCTGCCGCACCGCCGGTTCGGCGTGGTCGCCATCCGGCAGGGCTGGGAAGTCGGCGAGGACAACGTCGACTCGATGTACGACGTCGGCTGCTCCGCGCTGCTGGACCAGGTTCGGCAGCTGCCCGGCGGACGGTACGACGTCAGCGCCAACGGGGAGCGCCGGTTCCGGCTGCTGCAGATCGACCGGAGCGCGGCGCCGTACCTGATGGCCGACATCGAATGGCTGCCGGACACCGCCCCGGAGAACGACTCGCCGGCGCGCCGCGAGCACCTGACGACCGCCGCCCGCGCGGCGTACCAGCGCTACCACGACACCGGATTGCGCGGCGGGCAGCGCGAAGCCCCGGCCGCGGACACCGACGCCGCGACGCTTTCGTACCTGCTGGCCGACGATTGCGTGCTGACCGTGGAGGACCGGCAGAAGCTGCTCGAAGAAACCGACCCCCTGGAGCGGCTGCGCAGCATCCGGCGGCTGCTGCTGCGGGAAACCGAGTTCCTCCGCGAACTTCGCGCGGTTCCGGCACCCCTGACGGATTTCGCCCAGCACACCAGCGTGAACTGA
- a CDS encoding NUDIX hydrolase yields MTHRNTTSCADKGDARHEVLAGVLQVRDDRLQVLLWQRAQVPDVHRWSLPGGRLAASEDVETSIRRQLAEKVDVHKLTHVEQLSVFSSPDRVPGRRVVATAFLGLVPSDIDPEIPADTAWHPVDALPPTAFDHELIVLAVRDRLRAKLSYTNIGFALAPAEFTVSELRRIYSAALGYQVAATNLQRVLSRRGVLEPTGRTVPAGPAGGRPPALFQFTSRDLQVTDPFAVFRPPS; encoded by the coding sequence GTGACACATCGTAACACCACGAGTTGCGCGGACAAGGGCGACGCTCGTCACGAAGTGCTCGCCGGCGTCCTCCAGGTACGCGACGACCGGCTGCAGGTGCTGCTCTGGCAACGCGCACAGGTACCAGACGTGCACCGCTGGTCACTGCCCGGCGGGCGGCTGGCCGCCAGCGAGGACGTGGAGACATCGATCCGGCGGCAGCTGGCCGAGAAGGTCGACGTGCACAAGCTGACCCACGTCGAGCAGCTCTCGGTGTTCAGCAGCCCGGACCGGGTGCCCGGCCGCCGCGTCGTCGCCACCGCCTTCCTCGGGCTGGTGCCCTCCGATATCGACCCCGAGATCCCCGCCGACACGGCGTGGCATCCGGTCGACGCGCTGCCGCCGACCGCCTTCGACCACGAGCTGATCGTGCTGGCCGTGCGGGACCGGCTGCGCGCCAAGCTGTCCTACACGAACATCGGTTTCGCGCTGGCCCCCGCCGAGTTCACCGTCTCGGAGCTGCGCCGGATCTACTCCGCCGCGCTCGGCTACCAGGTCGCGGCGACCAACCTGCAGCGCGTGCTGTCCCGGCGCGGTGTGCTGGAACCCACCGGCCGCACGGTGCCCGCGGGTCCGGCCGGTGGCCGTCCGCCCGCGCTGTTCCAGTTCACCTCCCGGGATCTGCAGGTCACCGACCCATTCGCGGTGTTCCGGCCCCCGAGCTGA
- the nadA gene encoding quinolinate synthase NadA — protein MAATATWERTDAGYTGVAPTAEWAREVRKLADERDAVLLAHNYQLPEIQDVADHTGDSLALSRIAANSSASTIVFCGVHFMAETAKILGPDKTVLIPDARAGCSLADSITADQLQAWKAEHPGAVVVSYVNTTADVKAETDICCTSSNAVDVVRSIPADRAVLFCPDQFLGAHVRRETGRENLHIWAGECHVHAGINGTELAERAAASPDADLFIHPECGCATSALYLAGEGTVAKERVKILSTGDMLTAAKETGARSVLVATEVGMLHQLRRAAPEIDFRAVNDRASCRYMKMITPAALLRCLREGADEVHVPTDVADRARASVERMIAIGKPGGGE, from the coding sequence ATGGCCGCGACTGCAACCTGGGAGCGGACCGACGCCGGTTACACCGGGGTGGCACCCACCGCCGAATGGGCGCGCGAGGTGCGCAAGCTGGCCGACGAGCGGGACGCCGTGCTGCTGGCGCACAACTACCAGCTTCCCGAGATCCAGGACGTCGCCGACCACACCGGCGATTCGCTGGCGCTGAGCCGCATCGCGGCGAACAGCTCCGCCAGCACGATCGTCTTCTGCGGCGTGCACTTCATGGCCGAGACGGCGAAGATCCTCGGTCCGGACAAGACGGTGCTCATCCCGGACGCGCGGGCGGGATGTTCGCTGGCCGACTCGATCACCGCCGACCAGCTGCAGGCCTGGAAGGCCGAGCACCCGGGCGCCGTCGTGGTGTCCTACGTGAACACCACCGCCGACGTGAAGGCGGAGACGGACATCTGCTGCACCTCGTCGAACGCGGTGGACGTGGTCCGCTCCATCCCGGCGGACCGCGCGGTGCTGTTCTGCCCGGACCAGTTCCTGGGCGCGCACGTCAGGCGCGAAACCGGCCGGGAGAACCTGCACATCTGGGCCGGGGAGTGCCACGTGCACGCCGGGATCAACGGGACCGAGCTCGCCGAGCGGGCGGCGGCCAGCCCGGACGCCGACCTGTTCATCCACCCCGAGTGCGGGTGCGCGACCTCGGCCCTCTACCTGGCCGGCGAGGGCACCGTCGCCAAGGAACGGGTGAAGATCCTGTCCACCGGCGACATGCTGACCGCGGCGAAGGAGACCGGCGCCCGCTCGGTGCTGGTGGCCACCGAGGTCGGCATGCTGCACCAGTTGCGCCGCGCCGCACCCGAGATCGACTTCCGGGCGGTCAACGACCGCGCGTCCTGCCGCTACATGAAGATGATCACCCCGGCGGCCCTGCTGCGCTGCCTGCGGGAAGGCGCCGACGAGGTGCACGTGCCGACGGACGTCGCCGACCGGGCGCGCGCCTCGGTCGAGCGGATGATCGCCATCGGCAAGCCCGGAGGCGGCGAATGA
- a CDS encoding L-aspartate oxidase: protein MSWEAGADLLVVGTGVAGLTAALRARELGLRVLVVSKDSASAGNTSWAQGGIAVVRPDELDPGDSLRKHVEDTLTAGAGLCSRPAVRDILADGAEAIARLRAAGARFDLGADGELARTREGGHSAFRVIHSGGDATGAEVQRALSEAVRGGGIPVLEQHCVVELLRGDSGAVVGALAMDSQSRPGVLHAPAVLLATGGLGQLYAATTNPEVSTADGIALALRSGASVADLEFVQFHPTVLYTPGGPRGRRPLITEAVRGEGAVLVDVHGRRVMEGEHPLADLAPRDVVSAAINKRAAETGVEHVFLDATSIGPGFVERFPTVYAACQAAGIDPVREPIPVASAAHYSCGGVVSSVDGRTTVTGLYAAGEVACTGLHGANRLASNSLLEGLVVGGRAAEAVAKDLCCGLLNRKAPGAAVQPAMAVVDRDLLQRTMSRYVGIGRDDEGLAEATRILDRAAIVRPLRTRQAVEDSSLALTAQALLAAARQRAESRGCHRRTDFPDTDDLRWRRSTVLRLDASGFLIHTAAGIVRTAA from the coding sequence ATGAGCTGGGAAGCAGGTGCGGACTTACTCGTCGTCGGCACTGGCGTCGCCGGCCTGACGGCGGCGCTGCGGGCCCGCGAGCTCGGCCTGCGGGTGCTGGTGGTCAGCAAGGACAGCGCGTCGGCGGGCAACACCAGCTGGGCGCAGGGCGGCATCGCCGTGGTCCGGCCGGACGAGCTCGACCCGGGCGACAGCCTGCGTAAACACGTCGAGGACACGCTGACCGCCGGCGCCGGACTGTGCTCGCGCCCGGCGGTGCGGGACATCCTCGCCGACGGTGCCGAGGCGATCGCGCGGCTGCGCGCGGCGGGTGCCCGCTTCGACCTGGGCGCGGACGGTGAGCTGGCGCGGACCCGCGAGGGTGGGCACAGCGCGTTCCGCGTGATCCACTCCGGCGGCGACGCGACCGGTGCAGAGGTGCAGCGCGCGTTGTCCGAAGCCGTGCGCGGCGGCGGGATTCCGGTGCTGGAGCAGCATTGCGTCGTCGAGCTGCTGCGCGGCGACAGCGGCGCCGTCGTCGGGGCACTGGCGATGGACTCCCAGAGCAGGCCGGGCGTGCTGCACGCCCCGGCGGTGCTGCTGGCCACCGGCGGCCTCGGCCAGCTCTACGCCGCCACCACGAACCCCGAAGTGTCCACTGCGGACGGTATCGCGCTCGCGCTGCGGTCCGGTGCGTCCGTCGCGGACCTGGAGTTCGTGCAGTTCCACCCGACGGTGCTCTACACGCCGGGTGGGCCGCGAGGGCGGCGGCCGCTGATCACCGAGGCGGTGCGCGGGGAAGGCGCGGTGCTCGTCGACGTGCACGGGCGGCGCGTGATGGAGGGGGAGCACCCGCTGGCCGACCTCGCCCCGCGCGATGTCGTGTCTGCGGCGATCAACAAGCGGGCCGCCGAAACCGGCGTGGAGCACGTGTTCCTCGACGCGACGAGTATCGGTCCGGGGTTCGTCGAGCGGTTCCCGACGGTGTACGCGGCGTGCCAGGCCGCCGGCATCGACCCGGTCCGCGAGCCGATCCCGGTGGCCAGCGCGGCGCACTACTCGTGCGGCGGCGTGGTGTCCAGTGTGGATGGTCGAACGACCGTGACCGGGCTCTACGCCGCCGGTGAGGTCGCGTGCACCGGGCTGCACGGCGCGAACCGGCTGGCGTCCAACAGCCTCCTGGAAGGCCTCGTGGTCGGCGGGCGCGCGGCCGAGGCGGTGGCCAAGGACCTGTGCTGCGGGCTGCTGAACCGCAAGGCCCCCGGTGCGGCGGTGCAACCGGCGATGGCGGTGGTCGACCGGGACCTGCTGCAGCGCACGATGAGCCGCTACGTCGGCATCGGGCGCGACGACGAGGGGCTCGCGGAAGCGACCCGGATCCTGGACCGGGCGGCCATCGTCCGTCCACTTCGGACTCGGCAGGCCGTCGAGGACTCGTCGCTGGCGCTGACCGCGCAGGCGCTGCTGGCGGCGGCCAGGCAACGCGCCGAGTCGCGCGGCTGCCACCGCCGAACGGATTTCCCGGACACCGACGACCTGCGCTGGCGGCGCAGCACGGTGCTCCGGCTGGACGCCTCGGGGTTCCTCATCCACACTGCGGCCGGGATTGTAAGGACAGCGGCATGA